Proteins from one Rosa chinensis cultivar Old Blush chromosome 7, RchiOBHm-V2, whole genome shotgun sequence genomic window:
- the LOC112177443 gene encoding uncharacterized protein LOC112177443 — MTNLAKLDFVALDISSKNYLSWALDAEIHLEAQNLGPTIKEGNSASPHNKAKAMIFLRHHLHQGLKDEYLTVKDPLELWTGLADRFAHQKTVVLPRARYEWSHLCLQDYSSVIDYNSAMFRITSQMNLCGETVTQAMMLEKTFSTFHASNMVLQQQYRERGFTKYSDLISCLLVAEQNNELLMKNHQSRPTGSQPFPEANATFTSGYGNRRGGRHGKARSRGHRRGQGRQNGQARGGYNQQLGPRNNVKITKGNGQMIKPHKNEDSVCLRCGGKGHWALTCRAEDHLVALYKASLKKKHVETNYIDHSDPWDSSEPIDIIPLDVSDFFANNGSNFDDMTSGGILDDY, encoded by the coding sequence ATGACgaatttggcaaaattggattttgTCGCCCTTGACATCTCTAGCAAGAACTACCTGTCTTGGGCCCTTGATGCAGAGATTCATCTCGAAGCCCAAAACCTTGGGCCTAcaatcaaggaaggaaactCAGCGTCCCCGCATAATAAAGCTAAGGCTATGATTTTTCTGCGCCACCATCTCCATCAGGGATTGAAGGACGAGTACTTAACTGTCAAAGACCCACTTGAGCTATGGACAGGTTTGGCAGATAGGTTCGCTCACCAAAAAACTGTTGTGCTCCCTAGAGCACGTTACGAATGGTCGCATCTGTGCCTTCAAGATTACAGTTCTGTGATAGATTATAATTCTGCCATGTTCAGGATCACCTCCCAAATGAATCTTTGCGGAGAAACTGTAACTCAGGCCATGATGCTTGAAAAGACCTTCTCCACCTTTCATGCCTCAAATATGGTCTTACAGCAGCAATACAGAGAAAGAGGATTCACCAAATATTCTGATCTCATCTCTTGTCTTCTGGTGGCTGAGCAAAACAATGAGCTCTTAATGAAGAACCATCAGTCTCGCCCTACAGGATCACAACCATTCCCTGAAGCGAATGCTACTTTTACTAGTGGTTATGGCAATAGACGTGGTGGAAGGCATGGCAAAGCCCGTAGCCGTGGTCATAGACGTGGTCAGGGTCGACAAAATGGCCAAGCTCGTGGGGGCTACAACCAGCAGTTGGGCCCAAGGAACAATGTCAAGATTACTAAAGGAAATGGTCAGATGATCAAACCTCATAAAAATGAAGACAGTGTTTGTCTTAGATGTGGTGGTAAAGGCCATTGGGCTCTCACCTGTCGTGCAGAAGACCATTTGGTGGCCCTCTACAAAGCTTCCttgaaaaagaaacatgtgGAGACAAACTACATTGACCACTCTGACCCTTGGGATTCATCTGAGCCTATAGACATTATTCCGCTCGATGTCTCAGATTTTTTTGCGAACAATGGAAGCAATTTTGATGATATGACCAGTGGTGGAATTCTTGACGACTACTAG
- the LOC112177445 gene encoding uncharacterized protein LOC112177445, with product MASPFNPREQVKPLAPSSRYSVRSHDLEDDVPSLHITKFSHRNYYCCGLAAAMFLILAVIAIVLGFTVFHVKGPRITMNGVTIEQLTSTANGSLQTDSNITLLADVSIKNPNVASFKYANTTTLVYFYGTEVGEGRSPAGVAKARRTMRMNVTVDIVPAKILAVPEFSKEFAARVLTLTSFTRVHGKVKVVMVKRNVEVELNCTMTYNFTSQGIQGDKCKQRVRL from the coding sequence ATGGCTAGTCCGTTTAATCCGAGAGAGCAAGTAAAGCCCTTAGCCCCATCATCAAGATACAGCGTTCGCAGCCATGACTTGGAAGACGACGTCCCTTCCCTCCACATAACTAAGTTCAGCCACAGAAATTACTACTGCTGCGGCCTCGCCGCCGCCATGTTCTTGATCCTCGCCGTCATCGCCATCGTCCTCGGCTTCACCGTCTTCCACGTGAAGGGCCCGAGGATCACGATGAACGGCGTCACGATCGAACAGCTGACGAGTACTGCTAACGGAAGTTTACAGACCGATTCCAATATCACTCTTCTGGCGGATGTCTCGATCAAGAACCCTAACGTGGCGTCGTTCAAGTATGCAAACACGACCACTTTGGTTTACTTCTACGGGACCGAGGTCGGCGAGGGGAGGAGCCCGGCGGGGGTGGCGAAGGCGAGGAGGACGATGAGAATGAACGTGACGGTGGATATTGTTCCGGCGAAGATCCTGGCCGTGCCGGAGTTTTCCAAAGAGTTTGCTGCAAGGGTGTTAACTTTGACTAGCTTTACGAGAGTTCATGGCAAGGTGAAAGTTGTTATGGTGAAGAGGAATGTTGAGGTTGAGCTGAATTGTACCATGACATACAATTTTACAAGCCAAGGGATTCAGGGAGATAAATGCAAACAGCGAGTTAGACTTTAG
- the LOC112179308 gene encoding probable membrane-associated kinase regulator 2, whose protein sequence is MEAFSLLKYWRGGGLVASSAPPNGPNNVTSAAATILTAVAENSDESHETDDDDDDDDGPFFDLEFAVPDEAEAHEASGSSDSATSGEESEVEVHQDGEDDESDDDDVDVDGEEGEFNFTVSSGSSNDGTDPNLSMSPSDDLFFKGKLVPIEPSSIVFNPSEPNSKAQFAGSLLKSATKFRVFMSGLKKSKSNSNGPENKTEPTNGSVQEQHEKQENKQQKQGKLFTVKLKVEEVPIVSLFTRDNSSRISTKTQNQKTQSSEEAASEERRFSKEVMQKYLKMVKPLYVRVSKRYGEKTRLSGQLSVSSPQPAEKSQAEAEVSEPAASNVKSTLKQGNIPAGLRVVCKHLGKSRSASSAVAAAPPGTVLSQRRDDSLLQQQDGIQSAILHCKRSFNASRDSDSTPLSRSVSDSCNEKASRKPSDQGGEV, encoded by the exons ATGGAAGCTTTTAGCCTGCTCAAGTATTGGCGAGGTGGCggccttgttgcttcctccGCTCCTCCTAATGGCCCTAACAATGTCAcctccgccgccgccaccatcctCACCGCCGTCGCTGAGAACAGCGACGAGAGTCATGAAactgacgacgacgacgacgacgacgacggaCCTTTCTTTGACTTGGAGTTTGCCGTCCCCGACGAGGCCGAAGCCCACGAAGCCTCTGGAAGCAGCGACAGCGCCACCAGCGGCGAAGAGAGTGAGGTGGAAGTGCACCAAGATGGGGAAGATGATGAGTCCGATGATGATGACGTGGACGTGGACGGTGAGGAGGGTGAGTTTAACTTCACTGTGTCTTCCGGGTCGAGCAATGACGGCACCGATCCGAATCTGTCGATGTCTCCCTCTGACGATTTGTTTTTCAAGGGTAAGCTGGTGCCGATTGAGCCTTCCTCCATTGTGTTCAACCCGTCCGAGCCGAACTCCAAGGCTCAATTCGCAGGGTCGCTGCTCAAGTCCGCCACCAAGTTCCGGGTCTTCATGTCGGGTCTCAAGAAATCCAAGTCCAATTCCAACGGCCCGGAAAACAAAACGGAACCTACAAACGGATCCGTACAAGAACAACATGAAAAACAAGAGAATAAGCAACAGAAGCAGGGGAAGCTTTTCACGGTGAAGTTGAAGGTGGAGGAAGTTCCCATTGTGTCCTTGTTCACCAGAGACAACAGCTCCAGAATCTCCACCAAGACCCAGAACCAGAAAACCCAGAGTTCCGAAGAAGCTGCTTCTGAGGAGAGGCGCTTTTCGAAAGAGGTAATGCAGAAGTACTTGAAAATGGTGAAGCCTCTCTACGTCCGCGTTTCGAAACGCTACGGCGAGAAGACGAGGCTCTCCGGTCAACTCAGCGTAAGCAGCCCGCAGCCGGCGGAGAAGAGCCAGGCGGAGGCTGAAGTTTCGGAACCGGCGGCGAGCAATGTGAAGAGTACTTTGAAGCAGGGGAATATTCCGGCGGGTTTGAGAGTTGTTTGCAAGCACTTGGGGAAGAGCCGCTCGGCTTCTTCGGCTGTAGCCGCGGCTCCACCGGGAACTGTGCTGTCACAGAGGAGAGACGATTCGCTGCTGCAGCAGCAGGATGGGATCCAGAGCGCCATTCTCCATTGCAAGCGGTCATTCAATGCTTCCAGAG ATTCCGATTCTACTCCGCTATCCCGGTCGGTGAGCGATTCCTGCAACGAGAAGGCGTCACGAAAACCGTCGGATCAAGGCGGAGAGGTTTGA